A window of Solea senegalensis isolate Sse05_10M linkage group LG20, IFAPA_SoseM_1, whole genome shotgun sequence contains these coding sequences:
- the slc44a4 gene encoding choline transporter-like protein 4 isoform X1 gives MGKKRKEESSPDSEYGEPAQFDQDFRGPIHKRSCTDIICCGLFLAVLLGYIVVGILAWLYGDPRHVLYPRNSAGFFCGIEKYKDKPNLFYFDILKCATSINIMASALNGLQCPTTQVCVEKCPSEFWAVGVLDYLPAVKPVDVFNPEYCVQTIDLENTELTVKQIVDKELCPFFHVPTTPVLGRCLPDVGALANIPPTFSSVEGLPASLNDTVNLIKNGTGSTNDLVNGFNAKELGVQIFEDFASSWPWILIGLLIAMLVSMLFLLLLRFTAPVMVWLLIVGVLAAGAYGIWHCYWEYDNYKKQSASISDIGFTTNFNVYLQVKETWLAFLIIISVVEAIILLTLLFLRTRILIAIALLQESSKAISHMMFALLYPLVTFVLLLVCVTYWVSTALYLATSGIPVYKVVALNSSLSDCKDINGTVDCDPQNFNSSDYPGCPSASCIFINYNNEGLLQKNLFYLQIYNAVAFLWCVNFVIALGQCTLAGAFASYYWAFTKPDDIPMCPVWGGFIRALRYHVGSLAFGALILTLVQIVRIILEYIDHKTRAAQNPVARFILCCMKCCLWCLEKFIKFLNRNAYIMIAIYGKNFCVSAKNAFKLLMRNVIRVVVLDKVTDLLLFFGKLLVVGGVGVLSFFFFSGRILLPGKDFRAETLNYYWMPIITVVFGSYFIAHGFFSVYNMCVDTLFLCFLEDLERNDGSPDKPYFMSKNLMKILNKSNKGQNKGKD, from the exons gAGAACCTGCTCAGTTTGACCAGGACTTCAGAGGACCCATACACAAAAG aAGCTGCACTGATATTATCTGCTGTGGCCTGTTCTTGGCCGTCCTCCTCGGATACATCGTCGTCGGGATTTTAG CGTGGCTCTACGGCGATCCTCGACATGTTCTTTATCCTAGAAACTCGGCCGGGTTTTTCTGTGGCATTGAGAAATACAA AGACAAACCCAAtctgttttactttgacatCCTCAAATGTGCCACATCAATCAATATTATGGCATCTGCTCTCAACGGGTTACAATGTCCGACCACACAG gtgtgtgtggaaaaatgtcCTTCTGAATTCTGGGCTGTCGGAGTTCTAGATTATTTACCAGCAGTAAAGCCAGTGGATGTTTTTAATCCAGAGTACTGTGTTCAGACCATAGACCTGGAAAACACTGAGCTG ACTGTGAAACAGATCGTGGATAAAGAGCTGTGTCCTTTCTTCCACGTGCCTACGACACCTG tgttgGGCAGATGTTTGCCTGATGTTGGCGCTCTGGCCAACATTCCTCCAACTTTCTCCAGTGTTGAAGGTTTACCCGCGTCACTCAACGACACCGTCAACCTCATCAAGAACGGCACCGG cagcacaaa TGACCTTGTGAATGGTTTCAATGCCAAAGAGCTCGGCGTCCAAATCTTTGAGGATTTTGCGTCGTCATGGCCGTGGATCCTCAT tGGTCTGTTAATAGCCATGCTGGTCAGTatgctgttcctgctgctgctcagattCACAGCTCCAGTGATGGTGTGGCTGCTCATAGTCGGCGTCCTGGCTGCAGGAGCTTATG GAATATGGCACTGCTACTGGGAGTACGATAACTACAAGAAAcaatctgcctccatctctgaCATCGGTTTCACCACCAACTTCAACGTTTACCTGCAGGTCAAAGAAACGTGGCTGGCTTTTT TGATTATCATCTCTGTGGTCGAGGCCATcatcctcctcaccctcctcttcctccggaCCAGAATCCTCATCGCCATTGCTCTCCTCCAGGAGTCCAGCAA ggcGATCAGTCACATGATGTTTGCTCTGCTCTACCCTCTGGTCACCTTCGTCCtcctgctggtgtgtgtgacTTACTGGGTCTCCACTGCTTT ATATTTAGCCACTTCTGGAATTCCAGTCTACAAAGTCGTGGCTCTCAACTCCTCGTTGAGCGACTGTAAGGACATTAACGGCACAGTGGACTGTGACCCTCAG aacTTCAACTCTTCAGATTACCCAGGATGCCCCTCGGCCAGCTGCATCTTCATCAATTACAACAACGAGGGTCTTTTGCAGAAGAACCTCTTCTACCTGCAGATCTACAACGCGGTGGCTTTTCTCTGGTGTGTCAACTTTGTCATTGCTCTGGGTCAGTGCACGCTGGCCGGAGCCTTTGCCTCTTACTACTGGGCCTTCACCAAACCAGACGACATCCCCATGTGCCCGGTGTGGGGCGGCTTCATCCGCGCGCTCAG ATACCATGTGGGTTCCTTGGCCTTCGGTGCTTTAATCCTGACCCTGGTGCAGATCGTGAGGATCATTCTGGAGTATATTGACCACAAAACCAGAG CGGCACAGAATCCAGTGGCACGTTTCATACTGTGCTGCATGAAGTGCTGCCTCTGGTGTCTGGAGAAGTTCATCAAGTTCCTCAACAGGAACGCTTACATCATG ATTGCCATTTACGGGAAAAACTTCTGTGTCTCAGCCAAAAATGCTTTTAAGCTGCTCATGAGAAATGTGATAAG gGTGGTGGTGCTGGATAAAGTGACCGACCTGCTGCTGTTCTTTGGGAAACTGCTGGTGGTTGGAGGAGTTG GTGTAttatccttcttcttcttctctggacGAATCCTGTTACCAGGCAAAGATTTCCGCGCTGAAACCCTCAACTATTATTGGATGCCAATAATT ACGGTGGTGTTTGGTAGCTACTTCATAGCTCATGGATTCTTCAGTGTGTACAACATGTGTGTGGACAcactcttcctctgcttct tgGAAGACTTGGAGCGAAACGATGGCTCTCCAGACAAACCGTACTTTATGTCCAAAAACCTCATGAAAATCCTCAACAAATCCAACAAGGGACAGAATAAAGGGAAGGACTGA
- the slc44a4 gene encoding choline transporter-like protein 4 isoform X3 — MGKKRKEESSPDSEYGEPAQFDQDFRGPIHKRSCTDIICCGLFLAVLLGYIVVGILAWLYGDPRHVLYPRNSAGFFCGIEKYKDKPNLFYFDILKCATSINIMASALNGLQCPTTQVCVEKCPSEFWAVGVLDYLPAVKPVDVFNPEYCVQTIDLENTELTVKQIVDKELCPFFHVPTTPVLGRCLPDVGALANIPPTFSSVEGLPASLNDTVNLIKNGTGDLVNGFNAKELGVQIFEDFASSWPWILIGLLIAMLVSMLFLLLLRFTAPVMVWLLIVGVLAAGAYGIWHCYWEYDNYKKQSASISDIGFTTNFNVYLQVKETWLAFLIIISVVEAIILLTLLFLRTRILIAIALLQESSKAISHMMFALLYPLVTFVLLLVCVTYWVSTALYLATSGIPVYKVVALNSSLSDCKDINGTVDCDPQNFNSSDYPGCPSASCIFINYNNEGLLQKNLFYLQIYNAVAFLWCVNFVIALGQCTLAGAFASYYWAFTKPDDIPMCPVWGGFIRALRYHVGSLAFGALILTLVQIVRIILEYIDHKTRAAQNPVARFILCCMKCCLWCLEKFIKFLNRNAYIMIAIYGKNFCVSAKNAFKLLMRNVIRVVVLDKVTDLLLFFGKLLVVGGVGVLSFFFFSGRILLPGKDFRAETLNYYWMPIITVVFGSYFIAHGFFSVYNMCVDTLFLCFLEDLERNDGSPDKPYFMSKNLMKILNKSNKGQNKGKD, encoded by the exons gAGAACCTGCTCAGTTTGACCAGGACTTCAGAGGACCCATACACAAAAG aAGCTGCACTGATATTATCTGCTGTGGCCTGTTCTTGGCCGTCCTCCTCGGATACATCGTCGTCGGGATTTTAG CGTGGCTCTACGGCGATCCTCGACATGTTCTTTATCCTAGAAACTCGGCCGGGTTTTTCTGTGGCATTGAGAAATACAA AGACAAACCCAAtctgttttactttgacatCCTCAAATGTGCCACATCAATCAATATTATGGCATCTGCTCTCAACGGGTTACAATGTCCGACCACACAG gtgtgtgtggaaaaatgtcCTTCTGAATTCTGGGCTGTCGGAGTTCTAGATTATTTACCAGCAGTAAAGCCAGTGGATGTTTTTAATCCAGAGTACTGTGTTCAGACCATAGACCTGGAAAACACTGAGCTG ACTGTGAAACAGATCGTGGATAAAGAGCTGTGTCCTTTCTTCCACGTGCCTACGACACCTG tgttgGGCAGATGTTTGCCTGATGTTGGCGCTCTGGCCAACATTCCTCCAACTTTCTCCAGTGTTGAAGGTTTACCCGCGTCACTCAACGACACCGTCAACCTCATCAAGAACGGCACCGG TGACCTTGTGAATGGTTTCAATGCCAAAGAGCTCGGCGTCCAAATCTTTGAGGATTTTGCGTCGTCATGGCCGTGGATCCTCAT tGGTCTGTTAATAGCCATGCTGGTCAGTatgctgttcctgctgctgctcagattCACAGCTCCAGTGATGGTGTGGCTGCTCATAGTCGGCGTCCTGGCTGCAGGAGCTTATG GAATATGGCACTGCTACTGGGAGTACGATAACTACAAGAAAcaatctgcctccatctctgaCATCGGTTTCACCACCAACTTCAACGTTTACCTGCAGGTCAAAGAAACGTGGCTGGCTTTTT TGATTATCATCTCTGTGGTCGAGGCCATcatcctcctcaccctcctcttcctccggaCCAGAATCCTCATCGCCATTGCTCTCCTCCAGGAGTCCAGCAA ggcGATCAGTCACATGATGTTTGCTCTGCTCTACCCTCTGGTCACCTTCGTCCtcctgctggtgtgtgtgacTTACTGGGTCTCCACTGCTTT ATATTTAGCCACTTCTGGAATTCCAGTCTACAAAGTCGTGGCTCTCAACTCCTCGTTGAGCGACTGTAAGGACATTAACGGCACAGTGGACTGTGACCCTCAG aacTTCAACTCTTCAGATTACCCAGGATGCCCCTCGGCCAGCTGCATCTTCATCAATTACAACAACGAGGGTCTTTTGCAGAAGAACCTCTTCTACCTGCAGATCTACAACGCGGTGGCTTTTCTCTGGTGTGTCAACTTTGTCATTGCTCTGGGTCAGTGCACGCTGGCCGGAGCCTTTGCCTCTTACTACTGGGCCTTCACCAAACCAGACGACATCCCCATGTGCCCGGTGTGGGGCGGCTTCATCCGCGCGCTCAG ATACCATGTGGGTTCCTTGGCCTTCGGTGCTTTAATCCTGACCCTGGTGCAGATCGTGAGGATCATTCTGGAGTATATTGACCACAAAACCAGAG CGGCACAGAATCCAGTGGCACGTTTCATACTGTGCTGCATGAAGTGCTGCCTCTGGTGTCTGGAGAAGTTCATCAAGTTCCTCAACAGGAACGCTTACATCATG ATTGCCATTTACGGGAAAAACTTCTGTGTCTCAGCCAAAAATGCTTTTAAGCTGCTCATGAGAAATGTGATAAG gGTGGTGGTGCTGGATAAAGTGACCGACCTGCTGCTGTTCTTTGGGAAACTGCTGGTGGTTGGAGGAGTTG GTGTAttatccttcttcttcttctctggacGAATCCTGTTACCAGGCAAAGATTTCCGCGCTGAAACCCTCAACTATTATTGGATGCCAATAATT ACGGTGGTGTTTGGTAGCTACTTCATAGCTCATGGATTCTTCAGTGTGTACAACATGTGTGTGGACAcactcttcctctgcttct tgGAAGACTTGGAGCGAAACGATGGCTCTCCAGACAAACCGTACTTTATGTCCAAAAACCTCATGAAAATCCTCAACAAATCCAACAAGGGACAGAATAAAGGGAAGGACTGA
- the slc44a4 gene encoding choline transporter-like protein 4 isoform X2: MGKKRKEESSPDSEYGEPAQFDQDFRGPIHKRSCTDIICCGLFLAVLLGYIVVGILAWLYGDPRHVLYPRNSAGFFCGIEKYKDKPNLFYFDILKCATSINIMASALNGLQCPTTQVCVEKCPSEFWAVGVLDYLPAVKPVDVFNPEYCVQTIDLENTELTVKQIVDKELCPFFHVPTTPVLGRCLPDVGALANIPPTFSSVEGLPASLNDTVNLIKNGTGTNDLVNGFNAKELGVQIFEDFASSWPWILIGLLIAMLVSMLFLLLLRFTAPVMVWLLIVGVLAAGAYGIWHCYWEYDNYKKQSASISDIGFTTNFNVYLQVKETWLAFLIIISVVEAIILLTLLFLRTRILIAIALLQESSKAISHMMFALLYPLVTFVLLLVCVTYWVSTALYLATSGIPVYKVVALNSSLSDCKDINGTVDCDPQNFNSSDYPGCPSASCIFINYNNEGLLQKNLFYLQIYNAVAFLWCVNFVIALGQCTLAGAFASYYWAFTKPDDIPMCPVWGGFIRALRYHVGSLAFGALILTLVQIVRIILEYIDHKTRAAQNPVARFILCCMKCCLWCLEKFIKFLNRNAYIMIAIYGKNFCVSAKNAFKLLMRNVIRVVVLDKVTDLLLFFGKLLVVGGVGVLSFFFFSGRILLPGKDFRAETLNYYWMPIITVVFGSYFIAHGFFSVYNMCVDTLFLCFLEDLERNDGSPDKPYFMSKNLMKILNKSNKGQNKGKD, encoded by the exons gAGAACCTGCTCAGTTTGACCAGGACTTCAGAGGACCCATACACAAAAG aAGCTGCACTGATATTATCTGCTGTGGCCTGTTCTTGGCCGTCCTCCTCGGATACATCGTCGTCGGGATTTTAG CGTGGCTCTACGGCGATCCTCGACATGTTCTTTATCCTAGAAACTCGGCCGGGTTTTTCTGTGGCATTGAGAAATACAA AGACAAACCCAAtctgttttactttgacatCCTCAAATGTGCCACATCAATCAATATTATGGCATCTGCTCTCAACGGGTTACAATGTCCGACCACACAG gtgtgtgtggaaaaatgtcCTTCTGAATTCTGGGCTGTCGGAGTTCTAGATTATTTACCAGCAGTAAAGCCAGTGGATGTTTTTAATCCAGAGTACTGTGTTCAGACCATAGACCTGGAAAACACTGAGCTG ACTGTGAAACAGATCGTGGATAAAGAGCTGTGTCCTTTCTTCCACGTGCCTACGACACCTG tgttgGGCAGATGTTTGCCTGATGTTGGCGCTCTGGCCAACATTCCTCCAACTTTCTCCAGTGTTGAAGGTTTACCCGCGTCACTCAACGACACCGTCAACCTCATCAAGAACGGCACCGG cacaaa TGACCTTGTGAATGGTTTCAATGCCAAAGAGCTCGGCGTCCAAATCTTTGAGGATTTTGCGTCGTCATGGCCGTGGATCCTCAT tGGTCTGTTAATAGCCATGCTGGTCAGTatgctgttcctgctgctgctcagattCACAGCTCCAGTGATGGTGTGGCTGCTCATAGTCGGCGTCCTGGCTGCAGGAGCTTATG GAATATGGCACTGCTACTGGGAGTACGATAACTACAAGAAAcaatctgcctccatctctgaCATCGGTTTCACCACCAACTTCAACGTTTACCTGCAGGTCAAAGAAACGTGGCTGGCTTTTT TGATTATCATCTCTGTGGTCGAGGCCATcatcctcctcaccctcctcttcctccggaCCAGAATCCTCATCGCCATTGCTCTCCTCCAGGAGTCCAGCAA ggcGATCAGTCACATGATGTTTGCTCTGCTCTACCCTCTGGTCACCTTCGTCCtcctgctggtgtgtgtgacTTACTGGGTCTCCACTGCTTT ATATTTAGCCACTTCTGGAATTCCAGTCTACAAAGTCGTGGCTCTCAACTCCTCGTTGAGCGACTGTAAGGACATTAACGGCACAGTGGACTGTGACCCTCAG aacTTCAACTCTTCAGATTACCCAGGATGCCCCTCGGCCAGCTGCATCTTCATCAATTACAACAACGAGGGTCTTTTGCAGAAGAACCTCTTCTACCTGCAGATCTACAACGCGGTGGCTTTTCTCTGGTGTGTCAACTTTGTCATTGCTCTGGGTCAGTGCACGCTGGCCGGAGCCTTTGCCTCTTACTACTGGGCCTTCACCAAACCAGACGACATCCCCATGTGCCCGGTGTGGGGCGGCTTCATCCGCGCGCTCAG ATACCATGTGGGTTCCTTGGCCTTCGGTGCTTTAATCCTGACCCTGGTGCAGATCGTGAGGATCATTCTGGAGTATATTGACCACAAAACCAGAG CGGCACAGAATCCAGTGGCACGTTTCATACTGTGCTGCATGAAGTGCTGCCTCTGGTGTCTGGAGAAGTTCATCAAGTTCCTCAACAGGAACGCTTACATCATG ATTGCCATTTACGGGAAAAACTTCTGTGTCTCAGCCAAAAATGCTTTTAAGCTGCTCATGAGAAATGTGATAAG gGTGGTGGTGCTGGATAAAGTGACCGACCTGCTGCTGTTCTTTGGGAAACTGCTGGTGGTTGGAGGAGTTG GTGTAttatccttcttcttcttctctggacGAATCCTGTTACCAGGCAAAGATTTCCGCGCTGAAACCCTCAACTATTATTGGATGCCAATAATT ACGGTGGTGTTTGGTAGCTACTTCATAGCTCATGGATTCTTCAGTGTGTACAACATGTGTGTGGACAcactcttcctctgcttct tgGAAGACTTGGAGCGAAACGATGGCTCTCCAGACAAACCGTACTTTATGTCCAAAAACCTCATGAAAATCCTCAACAAATCCAACAAGGGACAGAATAAAGGGAAGGACTGA